In Ovis aries strain OAR_USU_Benz2616 breed Rambouillet chromosome 13, ARS-UI_Ramb_v3.0, whole genome shotgun sequence, the following are encoded in one genomic region:
- the NOL4L gene encoding nucleolar protein 4-like isoform X5 produces the protein MNDSTWMSADPHLASSLSPSQDERMRSPQNLHSQEDDDSSSESGSGNGSSTLNPSTSSSTQGDPAFPEMNGNGAVAPMDFTASAEDQPINLCDKLPQGSTLGTPSYPSDGCSADGLRSRVKYGVKTTPESPPYSSGSYDSIKTEVSGCPEDLTVGRAPTADDDDDDHDDHEDNDKMNDSEGMDPERLKAFNMFVRLFVDENLDRMVPISKQPKEKIQAIIESCSRQFPEFQERARKRIRTYLKSCRRMKKNGMEMTRPTPPHLTSAMAENILAAACESETRKAAKRMRLEMYQTSQDEPIALDKQHSRDPTAIAHSTYSLPASYSQDPVYANGGLNYSYRGYGALGSNLQPPASLQTGNHSNGPTDLSMKGGASTTSTTPTPTPSSNSTSRTMPTAQLSPTEISAVRQLIAGYRESAAFLLRSADELENLILQQN, from the exons ACGACTCCTCCTCTGAGAGCGGCAGCGGTAATGGCTCCTCCACCCTGAACCCGTCGACCTCCAGCAGCACGCAGGGAGACCCGGCCTTCCCCGAGATGAACGGCAACGGCGCCGTGGCCCCCATGGACTTCACCGCCAGCGCCGAGGATCAGCCCATCAACCTGTGTGACAAGCTCCCGCAGGGCTCTACTCTGGGCACGCCCTCCTACCCCTCCGATGGCTGCAGCGCCGATGGACTGCGGAGCCGCGTCAAGTACGGGGTGAAGACCACCCCCGAG TCCCCCCCTTACAGCTCGGGGAGCTACGACTCCATCAAAACCGAGGTCAGTGGCTGCCCCGAGGACCTGACCGTGGGCCGGGCCCCCACGGCAGATGACGACGACGACGACCACGACGATCACGAGGACAATGACAAGATGAACGACTCGGAGGGCATGGACCCGGAGCGCCTCAAGGCCTTCAAC ATGTTCGTGCGCCTCTTTGTGGACGAGAACCTGGACCGCATGGTGCCCATCTCCAAGCAGCCCAAGGAGAAGATCCAGGCCATCATCGAGTCGTGCAGCCGGCAGTTCCCCGAGTTCCAGGAACGGGCCCGCAAGCGCATCCGCACGTACCTCAAGTCCTGCCGGCGCATGAAGAAGAATGGCATGGAGATG ACCAGACCCACACCTCCCCACCTGACCTCGGCCATGGCAGAAAACATCCTGGCAGCTGCCTGCGAGAGCGAGACGAGAAAAGCAGCCAAAAGGATGCGCCTGGAGATGTACCAGACCTCTCAG GACGAGCCCATAGCCCTGGACAAGCAGCACTCCCGGGACCCCACAGCCATCGCCCACTCCACCTACTCACTGCCAGCCTCCTACTCCCAGGACCCCGTGTACGCCAATGGTGGCCTCAACTACAGTTACCGTGGTTACGGGGCCTTGGGCAGCAACCTgcagcctcctgcctccctccaaaCGGGAAATCACAGTAATG GGCCCACGGACCTCAGCATGAAAGGCGGGGCCTCTACCACCTCCACCACGCCCACGCCCACCCCCTCCAGCAACAGCACCAGCCGGACCATGCCCACCGCCCAGCTCAGCCCCACCGAGATCAGCGCCGTGCGGCAGCTCATCGCTGGCTACCGAGAGTCCGCCGCCTTCCTGCTGCGCTCGGCAGATGAACTGGAGAACCTCATTCTGCAGCAGAACTGA